A window of Coturnix japonica isolate 7356 chromosome 2, Coturnix japonica 2.1, whole genome shotgun sequence contains these coding sequences:
- the DCSTAMP gene encoding dendritic cell-specific transmembrane protein, whose translation MGLFALAAQNAWSVFASERRPGWKYLMQLFAICSAVGFLLSVLLFLSIHVSLKEQPTCLLLLCGLIWVSLSIALCFSKHLRCFSALFLLSCGLREGRNALLTAGTGAVVAGNIQSIFHNLKVLTDSITCNLEYEKFDLIKYYIEAVKWIYEMANLPTDLLAVAIKHEFTSSYSISDDALKQELNDTKQEIQRVANQISFMLNILPCIGQKVLPIVGILLISFGTVLFIKHFVGSHNAKFKNTYITKRFITFDEQQKKQQRPCLLPLNKKERKNYVTIPSFSFKRKERKQMQHFFLPVVIHLCVWLLFAAVDYLFYWLIIYVNKHLQELPDLEIQLRLSQQKNNPIIDTNKHIAKNDILKISLFKNNCIPQPELHLSTTWLQLGIIIFFLIIFGLSSGLLTQLKILVSNSFYPEVETKRIHYLHAKLLKKRTKIQQKAVKNAFARTVNFWFPILRARETMRKKDKATLNGNMV comes from the exons atgggaCTATTTGCCTTGGCAGCCCAGAATGCCTGGAGTGTGTTTGCATCAGAAAGGAGGCCTGGCTGGAAGTACCTGATGCAGCTTTTTGCCATTTGCTCTGCAGTTGGCTTCCTCTTAAGCGTCCTCCTCTTCCTTAGCATCCATGTCTCCCTGAAGGAGCAGCCCACGTGTCTCTTGCTGCTTTGTGGCCTCATCTGGGTCTCACTCTCCATCGCTCTCTGCTTCTCCAAGCACCTGCGCTGCTTCAGCGCCCTATTCCTTCTCTCCTGTGGGCTGCGGGAGGGAAGGAATGCTCTCCTTACAGCTGGTACAGGCGCTGTGGTAGCTGGCAACATCCAAAGCATTTTCCACAACCTAAAGGTTCTGACAGACAGCATAACCTGCAATTTAGAGTATGAGAAATTTGACTTGATAAAATATTACATTGAGGCTGTAAAATGGATTTATGAGATGGCCAATCTTCCTACCGACCTACTTGCTGTGGCAATAAAGCATGAGTTTACATCATCTTACTCAATTTCAGATGACGCACTCAAACAAGAGCTGAATgacacaaaacaagaaatccaGAGAGTTGCTAACCAGATATCTTTTATGCTGAATATATTGCCCTGTATAGGCCAGAAAGTATTGCCTATAGTGGGgattcttttaatttcttttggaaCTGTGCTTTTTATCAAACATTTTGTGGGCTCTCATAATGCCAAGTTTAAGAATACTTATATCACAAAACGGTTCATCACATTTGAtgagcagcaaaagaaacagcaaaggcCGTGTCTTCTGCCACTtaacaaaaaggagagaaagaattaTGTCACAATCCCATCTTTCAGCttcaaaaggaaggagagaaagcagatgcagcatttttttctccctgtagTTATTCATCTTTGTGTCTGgcttctgtttgctgcagtagattatttgttttattggCTAATTATTTATGTGAACAAACATCTCCAAGAATTACCAGATCTGGAGATTCAACTCAGACTCTCTCAGCAA AAGAATAATCCTATCATTGACACGAATAAGCATATTGCAAAGAATGATATTTTGAAGATCTCTTTGTTTAAGAATAACTGCATCCCTCAGCCAGAACTCCACCTCTCCACGACATGGCTCCAGCTTGGAATAATCATCTTCTTCTTAATCATTTTCGGGTTATCCTCTGGCCTCCTGACCCAACTCAAAATACTTGTGTCAAATTCATTTTATCCTGAGGTGGAGACGAAGAGGATACATTATTTACATGCAAAATTActcaagaaaagaacaaagatacAGCAGAAAGCTGTCAAGAATGCGTTTGCTAGAACG gtCAATTTTTGGTTCCCAATTCTTAGGGCAAGAGAAACCATGAGGAAGAAAGACAAGGCTACATTAAATGGCAACATGGTGTGA